The genomic region AATTTAAAAAAGAAATTGACCTTAGATTTCATAAAAGGAAATTGTCTTCTGAAGACATAGATAAAATGAAACATTTCGTAATTAATACTTATATTTCTCAGACATTGACGAGTCTTGAAGCTTTAAATAGGCACTATGAAAAAGAGCCACCACTTAAGGATCTTTATGAATTTTATAAAAAACAACTATTAGTTGTCTTGTTTGAAGAAAAAATAATTAAACCACAAATAAAAGTTACTGAAGAAGAAATGAAAGATTTTTATACTAAAAATAAAGAGAAATTTACAAGACCTTCTATGGTAGAAATTGCTGTTATAAAAACTAGAGATCCAAAATTGATTAAAAACGTATATAAACGTATTAAACAAGGAGAGAATTTTTTCAAAATTGGAAAAGAAATCCAATTTCATACTTTACGGCCAGAAAAGTATTTTTTAAATCAGTTAGTTCCTGAAATGAGAGATGCCATTAAGGGGTTAAAGCCTAACGAAGTATCATCTATCATTGAGTTTAAGAGAGGTGATAATACTTGGTATTGTTTAGTATATTTAATTAAACACTATCCAGAAAAAGCCCATCCTTATGAAATAGTTAAGGATGATATAAGGAGAATTTTAGAGCAGGAAAAATTTAATAGTTTAAAAAAAGAATATATTAATAAATTACGCGCTCAAACGAATATTGTTATCAATGAAAAAGAGTGGTTAAAACTCAAGCGAGAGATGATGGAGGACAATAATGTCAATTTGGCCCAATAAATTTTTTTTTAAATATTTTATTTTAAATATTATAATTTTTTTACTGATAACATCATGCGTTTCGAAGCCATCTCCTCAAAAAGCTAGAAAAAATTGTATTGATTGTCATCCTGATTTTCAAAATGTTATTAAAAAGAATGGCCCCTTTTTACATAAGCCCGTGGCTGAAAAAGATTGTAAAGGTTGTCATAGGCCACACGGCGTAATCGGAGGGGTTTTTTTAAAAGATAAACCTCCAAGGTTATGTTTTAATTGTCATAAAAAAGATATTAAAAATTTTCAAAATAGATTTATACACAGTCCACTAAAAAAAGGAGATTGTTTTGTATGTCATGAGTATCACTCAGCTCAGAATAAGTTTTTACTGAAGCAGCCTTCTACTCAACTTTGTTTATCATGTCATAAAAGTATAGTTAAAGGAAAATTCAAACACAAAGCCTTAGATAATAATCAAGGATGTTTATATTGTCATAGGCCTCATACAGCTAATAATAAAACCTTATTAAAAGAGAATGCATCTATTTTATGTTATTCGTGTCATAAAAATAAAACTAAACTAAAAAAATTACATTTTAATATAGATTTTAATAATAATTGTATTAGTTGTCATAATCCTCATACAGGAAATGATAAACGATTATTGAAACCTTATGTCCATCCATTAATGGTGCAAGGAAAATGTTTTCAATGTCATATATATAAAGATAATAAGTTGGTTACTAAAAAAGATTTAACTGGTAAGTGTTTAAAATGTCATAAATTACAATCTGGTAGAAGTATACATAAACCGTACTTTAATAAAAAATGTTTTGATTGTCATGCACCACATGCTAGTTATAATATGTATATTCTTAAGGATAGACCAGGTAAGGTTTGTATACAGTGTCATAGCGATTTTTCTAAAATCGAAAAATATAAATCTCTTCATAATCCCGTTAAAAAAGGAAATTGTTTGGCTTGCCATAAAGGTCATGTATCTAATTTTAATTTTCTACTTAAAAATAATGATAAAAAGATATGCTTGTCTTGCCATAGAGATATAAATAATAAAAAGTTTAAACATCCGCCATCTCAAAACGAAGATTGTTTAAAATGTCATCAGCCACATTGGTCAAACTTTAAAGGTTTATTAGTAGAAAATCAGAAAGATTTATGCTTTTCTTGTCATAAAAATACTTCTTTTGAAGAAGACTTATTTAGTTTGCATCAACCTTTTCAGAAAGGACACTGTACAAAATGCCATAATCCTCATTCATCTGATTTTTCAAAATTACTAATTAACAATACTCCTCAATTATGTTGGAACTGTCATGATGCTTTTAGAAAAAACTATATAAAATTAAAACAACATAAACCTTATAAAAAAGGTGAGTGTCTTTTGTGTCACAATGCACATGCTTCTGATTATGCTTATCAGATTAATCAACCTATTTCAAATATCTGCTTTGAATGTCATAATAATTTAGGTAGAAAGATCAAGTCTGAACCATTTGTCCATCCTCCGGCACAAAAAGATAACTGTAATAAATGTCATGACGTTCATGGGTCAAGTAATATATGGTTTTTAAAAGAGTCTATGAATAGTTTATGTATATCTTGCCATATAGATATTTCTCAATATTGGCATGAAGGATTTCCGCATCCTCCCGCCAAACGAGAGAATGGTTGTATTAATTGCCATTTTGTTCATGCTTCCAAATATGATCATCTTCTAAATAAGTCAAGTAGTAGTATTTGTACTGATTGCCATAATATTGATAAAAAATTAATAAAAGCTCATAATAATATTAGGCCAAATAGATCTAACTGTACAACCTGTCATAATCCTCACGGAGGAGAAACTAATAAACTCTTGTGGTCTAATCAGCATCCTCCTTTTTCTAAGGGTAATTGTACACCATGTCATGAGGGGAGGTCAAAGTGAGAATTTTTATATTCTTTTGTTTTTTTTCTTTGTTTTTCTTTTCCTATCCAGCTTTTTCTAAAGTAAATAATAAGCTCTGTTTTCAGTGTCATAAGTCTAATAAATATCTTCATAATAAATATATACATAAACCTATTATTTCTAAAGGATGTTTGGAGTGTCATTTTCCTCACGCTTCTAAAAATGAAAAGTTATTAAAAAAATCTACTAATAAATTATGTTTTACATGTCATAAAAAATTAAAAAATGATTTTAAAAGTGACTTATTTCTGCATAAACCATATAAAGAGCAAGCTTGCTTAAGATGTCATATAGCTCATTCATCAAATTATAATTTTTTACTTAAAAATGATGTGAAAGATCTTTGCTTTTCTTGTCATAAGAATTTACTTGTTAATAAGCAAAAATTTCTACATAAACCTTATCAGGATGGAAAATGTTTGTCTTGCCATAATGCTCATGTTGGATATGATGTCAGGCTTCTTAAAAAAGAAAATGGAAATTTATTATGTTATTCTTGCCATAAGAGAAATAAGAAGTTCTATGATGTCCATCTTGGCAAAAAAGAGATTAATAATTGTTTAGAATGTCATAATCCCCATATGAGTAATAACAAATTTTTGTTGAAAAATTTTGAACACAAACCTTTCGCCGAAAAAAAATGCAATATATGTCATAATCAAAAGGATAAATCTAATTCTTTATGTTTAAATTGTCATAAAAATATTGATACTACTTTTTACTATTTTCATAATCATGCTTTAGGTGGATATCAGAAAAATTCATGTTTGATTTGTCATAGCCC from Thermodesulfatator indicus DSM 15286 harbors:
- a CDS encoding cytochrome c3 family protein, yielding MSIWPNKFFFKYFILNIIIFLLITSCVSKPSPQKARKNCIDCHPDFQNVIKKNGPFLHKPVAEKDCKGCHRPHGVIGGVFLKDKPPRLCFNCHKKDIKNFQNRFIHSPLKKGDCFVCHEYHSAQNKFLLKQPSTQLCLSCHKSIVKGKFKHKALDNNQGCLYCHRPHTANNKTLLKENASILCYSCHKNKTKLKKLHFNIDFNNNCISCHNPHTGNDKRLLKPYVHPLMVQGKCFQCHIYKDNKLVTKKDLTGKCLKCHKLQSGRSIHKPYFNKKCFDCHAPHASYNMYILKDRPGKVCIQCHSDFSKIEKYKSLHNPVKKGNCLACHKGHVSNFNFLLKNNDKKICLSCHRDINNKKFKHPPSQNEDCLKCHQPHWSNFKGLLVENQKDLCFSCHKNTSFEEDLFSLHQPFQKGHCTKCHNPHSSDFSKLLINNTPQLCWNCHDAFRKNYIKLKQHKPYKKGECLLCHNAHASDYAYQINQPISNICFECHNNLGRKIKSEPFVHPPAQKDNCNKCHDVHGSSNIWFLKESMNSLCISCHIDISQYWHEGFPHPPAKRENGCINCHFVHASKYDHLLNKSSSSICTDCHNIDKKLIKAHNNIRPNRSNCTTCHNPHGGETNKLLWSNQHPPFSKGNCTPCHEGRSK
- a CDS encoding cytochrome c3 family protein, with product MRIFIFFCFFSLFFFSYPAFSKVNNKLCFQCHKSNKYLHNKYIHKPIISKGCLECHFPHASKNEKLLKKSTNKLCFTCHKKLKNDFKSDLFLHKPYKEQACLRCHIAHSSNYNFLLKNDVKDLCFSCHKNLLVNKQKFLHKPYQDGKCLSCHNAHVGYDVRLLKKENGNLLCYSCHKRNKKFYDVHLGKKEINNCLECHNPHMSNNKFLLKNFEHKPFAEKKCNICHNQKDKSNSLCLNCHKNIDTTFYYFHNHALGGYQKNSCLICHSPHLGNTKILLKSSPKVLCISCHINAYVQKENSLYVHPKRDNCIECHKGHGANNPSMLKGDGNQVCSRCHKTQGKFSHPVGDKVLDPRNGQPITCITCHEPMGTNFKYELKLSGEAALCVECHKNY